In Aggregatibacter sp. 2125159857, one DNA window encodes the following:
- the clpP gene encoding ATP-dependent Clp endopeptidase proteolytic subunit ClpP codes for MSVIPMVVDQTSRGERAYDIYSRLLKDRVIFLSGEVEDNMANLIVAQLLFLESEDPDKDINLYINSPGGSVTAGMAIYDTMQFIKPDVRTLCVGQACSMGAFLLAGGAADKRGALPHARIMIHQPLGGFRGQASDIQIHAQEILKIKSTLNERLAFHTDQLIETIERDTDRDNFMSAEEAKNYGLIDKVLTKR; via the coding sequence ATGAGTGTAATTCCTATGGTCGTTGACCAAACTTCCCGTGGCGAACGCGCCTATGACATTTATTCCCGCTTACTAAAAGATCGCGTGATTTTCCTAAGCGGTGAAGTGGAAGACAACATGGCCAATCTAATTGTGGCACAATTGCTTTTCCTAGAATCAGAAGATCCCGATAAAGACATCAATTTATATATCAACTCACCGGGCGGTTCCGTTACTGCCGGTATGGCAATTTACGATACCATGCAATTCATCAAGCCGGATGTACGAACCCTTTGTGTTGGACAAGCCTGCTCTATGGGCGCATTTTTACTCGCCGGTGGCGCAGCAGACAAACGCGGGGCATTACCACATGCCCGTATAATGATTCACCAACCATTAGGCGGTTTCCGCGGACAAGCATCGGATATTCAAATTCATGCCCAAGAGATTTTAAAAATCAAAAGCACGTTAAATGAACGTTTAGCTTTCCACACCGACCAACTTATTGAAACCATTGAAAGAGACACTGACCGCGACAACTTTATGTCGGCAGAAGAAGCCAAAAACTACGGCTTAATCGATAAAGTGTTGACTAAACGTTAA
- the clpX gene encoding ATP-dependent protease ATP-binding subunit ClpX codes for MAKDKELHCSFCGKEQDEVNKLIAGTSGYICNECIELCHDMLLNEEHGEEAESEDAEATKEQELPTPHKIRAHLDDYVIGQDYAKKVLAVAVYNHYKRLRTKHQTNDVELGKSNILLIGPTGSGKTLLAETMARMLNVPFAMADATTLTEAGYVGEDVENVLQKLLQNCDYDIERAEQGIIYIDEIDKITRKSENPSITRDVSGEGVQQALLKLIEGTVASIPPQGGRKHPQQEMLRIDTSKILFICGGAFAGLDKVIEKRTSVATAIGFGAEIKSEKDKATLTDLFKQVEPDDLMKYGLIPEFIGRLPVVAPLSELDEEALVRILTEPKNALCKQYQALFGLENVKLEFTKEALIAMAKKALARKTGARGLRSIIESVLLDTMYDLPSLEGLEKVVVNEQTINDGKAPELIYA; via the coding sequence ATGGCAAAAGATAAAGAATTACATTGTTCTTTCTGTGGCAAAGAACAAGACGAAGTCAATAAACTTATCGCTGGCACTTCCGGTTACATTTGTAATGAATGCATCGAACTGTGTCACGATATGTTGCTCAATGAAGAGCATGGCGAAGAAGCCGAAAGCGAAGACGCAGAAGCGACAAAAGAGCAGGAATTACCCACACCGCACAAAATACGTGCCCACTTAGACGATTATGTCATCGGCCAAGATTATGCGAAAAAAGTGTTAGCAGTGGCGGTGTATAACCACTACAAACGCCTACGCACCAAACATCAAACCAATGATGTGGAATTGGGTAAAAGTAATATTTTACTTATCGGCCCGACCGGTAGCGGTAAAACCCTATTAGCAGAGACCATGGCGCGTATGTTAAACGTGCCTTTCGCCATGGCGGATGCCACCACCTTGACGGAAGCCGGTTATGTGGGCGAAGACGTGGAAAACGTGTTACAAAAATTACTGCAAAATTGTGATTACGACATCGAACGTGCGGAACAAGGCATTATTTATATCGACGAAATCGACAAAATCACCCGCAAATCAGAAAATCCGTCCATTACCCGCGATGTTTCCGGCGAGGGCGTACAACAAGCCTTGTTAAAACTGATTGAAGGCACGGTTGCTTCCATTCCACCACAAGGCGGACGCAAACACCCACAACAGGAAATGTTGCGCATCGATACCTCCAAAATTCTGTTTATTTGTGGCGGTGCCTTTGCCGGCTTGGATAAAGTCATTGAAAAACGCACCAGCGTCGCCACTGCGATTGGTTTCGGCGCCGAAATCAAGAGCGAAAAAGACAAAGCCACGTTGACGGACTTGTTCAAACAAGTAGAACCGGACGATTTAATGAAATACGGCTTAATCCCGGAGTTTATCGGACGTTTACCGGTGGTTGCGCCGTTAAGCGAATTAGACGAAGAAGCCCTTGTGCGTATTCTGACCGAACCGAAAAATGCCTTGTGTAAACAATATCAAGCGTTATTTGGTTTGGAAAATGTGAAACTAGAATTCACTAAAGAAGCCTTAATCGCCATGGCGAAAAAAGCCCTCGCCCGCAAAACCGGCGCCCGCGGCTTGCGCTCTATTATTGAAAGCGTTTTACTCGACACCATGTACGACTTACCTTCTTTAGAAGGATTGGAAAAAGTGGTAGTTAACGAGCAAACCATTAATGACGGCAAGGCGCCTGAACTTATCTACGCCTAA